CCGTCAACACCGCCTTCAGACCCCGGCGCCGCTCGGCGTGATCGAGGCCCGCCGATATCTTCCTGAGGGGGATCCTCATGGTGAATAAGCCGCGGACGTCCACGCCCCTGGAAGTGATCAGCTCCAGGGCCTCGCCGTTCTCGGCCCGGGTGCAGCCGTAGGCCCCGGCGATCAGATGCTCCCGGTAATGGAGCAGGTTCAGATCCAGCCTCGGCCGCTCGAAACTCGGAGGGAGCCCTGAGAAGAGGGAGATCCGGCCCCGGGGGGCGAGGAGAGCGAGGAGGGAGCCGTCGACGGGGCGATCCCGGCTCGCCAGGATCGCGACGTCAAAGCCCCTCCCGTCGGTCGCCTCCATCGCCCCATCCTGGAGATCCTCTCTCCCCGGCCGGAGGACCTGATCCGCCCAGCCCTTCGCGATGCGGGCCCGCTCCTCCAGAGGCTCGGCGATCGCCACCATCGAGGCACCCCTTTCCTGGGCCAGGATGGCGTGGAGGACCCCGGCGGGGCCTGCGCCGAAGATAATAACCGAGTCCCCCTCGGAGACCCCCACCCGGTCCTGGGCGTTGATGGAGCAGGCTAGGGGCTCGGCGAGGGCCGCCTCTTCGAAGGTGGCGGGTTCGGGGATGGGGAAGACGCCCCCATCCCTCACCGACTCCGCCGGGACGGCGAGCCGCTCCGCAAACCCGCCGTCGAGGCTGAACCCGAGGATCCGGACCTTCCCGCAGAGGTTTTCCGCCCCTCTCCTGCAGGAGGGGCACTTTGCGCAGGATACGCCGGGGTATATCTGGACCCGCTCGCCGACCCTGGGTCCGGCCCCGTCCCTCTCGGCGACGACCCCGGAGACCTCGTGGCCGAGGATCCGGGGGCATACCAGGTCCCGCTGCCCCTGCCTCACCATTTTCACGTCGGTGCTGCATATCGAGCAGGCCTCGACCTCCAGGACCAGTCCCCCCGGGGGGCAGGCCGGGTCGTCCACCTCCTGGAGGGAGATCTCTCCCGGCCCCTCCAGCACCGCCGCCATCATGGGAAAAATTCTCCTTTTGTTTTGAATGATCTCTCCATATCTTCCCCCTCTATCAGGGTGAAT
The sequence above is drawn from the Methanothrix harundinacea 6Ac genome and encodes:
- a CDS encoding alcohol dehydrogenase catalytic domain-containing protein — its product is MMAAVLEGPGEISLQEVDDPACPPGGLVLEVEACSICSTDVKMVRQGQRDLVCPRILGHEVSGVVAERDGAGPRVGERVQIYPGVSCAKCPSCRRGAENLCGKVRILGFSLDGGFAERLAVPAESVRDGGVFPIPEPATFEEAALAEPLACSINAQDRVGVSEGDSVIIFGAGPAGVLHAILAQERGASMVAIAEPLEERARIAKGWADQVLRPGREDLQDGAMEATDGRGFDVAILASRDRPVDGSLLALLAPRGRISLFSGLPPSFERPRLDLNLLHYREHLIAGAYGCTRAENGEALELITSRGVDVRGLFTMRIPLRKISAGLDHAERRRGLKAVLTESGR